The Vidua macroura isolate BioBank_ID:100142 chromosome 4, ASM2450914v1, whole genome shotgun sequence genome window below encodes:
- the PAIP2B gene encoding polyadenylate-binding protein-interacting protein 2B has protein sequence MNGSELASTTASSPKSTEDPVGNGHEEKENNPFAEYMWMENEEDFNRQVEEELQEQEFLDRCFQEMLEEEDQDWFIPARDLPQGMGQLQQQLHGLSVGDGHGSEDILSKSNLNPDAKEFVPGVKY, from the exons ATGAATGGCTCCGAGCTGGCCAGCACCACGGCCTCCAGTCCCAAATCCACGGAGGATCCGGTTGGGAATGGGCACGAGGAGAAGGAGAACAACCCCTTCGCCGAGTACATGTGGATGGAGAACGAGGAGGACTTCAACCGGCAG gtggaggaggagctgcaggagcaggaattcctggatcGCTGCTTCCAGGagatgctggaggaggaggaccAGGATTGGTTCATCCCGGCGCGGGATCTCCCGCAGGGaatggggcagctccagcagcagctccacggCCTCTCCGTGGGCGACGGACACGGATCCGAGGACATCCTG AGCAAAAGCAACTTGAATCCAGATGCCAAGGAATTCGTTCCCGGAGTGAAATACTGA